The following proteins are encoded in a genomic region of Arachis stenosperma cultivar V10309 chromosome 4, arast.V10309.gnm1.PFL2, whole genome shotgun sequence:
- the LOC130976577 gene encoding dof zinc finger protein DOF2.4-like, whose amino-acid sequence MVYTSIPAYIDPVNWHQQQQPNHQQNNTGGTSSQLLHPPPPPLPPSTQQHGASTSSIRPGSMADRARMANIPMQEPAQKCPRCESTNTKFCYFNNYSLSQPRHFCKTCRRYWTRGGALRNVPVGGGCRRNKRTKGTTTSNNGSKSPPPSSDRGGPTVSCGSFASEIAGLSPPVPSSLRFMAPLMHHQQLGDHFSGVGGGDLGLNYAVISGPMGGMGDLNFHIGSALRSDVTGGGNGGSSLLSAAGLEQWRVPQTQQFPFLTGFEASSHGLYQFENSTSEGSGYGGGSSGDGGAIRPNKVSTFASVVKMEESNNNLPRQFLGMNNNSSSNSEHFVPASWTHLSGFTSSNTTNNPP is encoded by the exons ATGGTTTATACTTCCATCCCAGCATATATTGATCCAGTCAATTGGCATCAGCAAcag CAACCAAATCATCAACAAAACAACACAGGTGGCACAAGCTCTCAACTTCTTCATCCTCCACCACCACCTCTTCCGCCATCGACTCAACAACATGGAGCCAGTACTAGCTCCATCAGACCTGGGTCGATGGCGGACAGGGCAAGGATGGCTAACATACCCATGCAAGAGCCAGCACAAAAGTGTCCAAGATGTGAATCTACCAACACAAAGTTTTGCTACTTCAACAACTACAGCCTCTCTCAGCCCCGGCACTTCTGCAAGACCTGCCGGAGGTACTGGACCCGAGGCGGCGCTTTGAGAAATGTTCCGGTTGGCGGCGGCTGCCGGAGGAACAAGAGGACTAAAGGAACAACCACCAGCAACAACGGCTCCAAGTCACCACCACCGAGCTCTGATCGCGGAGGTCCCACCGTCTCTTGTGGCAGCTTTGCCTCTGAAATCGCAGGCCTAAGCCCTCCGGTGCCCTCGTCGCTGAGATTCATGGCTCCATTAATGCATCATCAGCAACTTGGAGATCACTTTTCAGGAGTTGGTGGCGGTGATTTAGGCCTAAACTACGCCGTAATTTCTGGTCCAATGGGAGGAATGGGTGACTTAAATTTTCACATAGGAAGTGCTTTGCGCAGTGATGTCACCGGTGGCGGCAATGGAGGCAGTTCTCTTCTATCAGCTGCAGGTTTGGAACAATGGAGGGTTCCACAAACACAACAATTTCCTTTCTTGACAGGTTTCGAAGCTTCATCACATGGCCTATACCAATTTGAAAATAGTACTAGTGAGGGTTCTGGATACGGCGGAGGCAGCAGTGGTGATGGCGGTGCTATTCGGCCGAATAAGGTGTCGACTTTTGCCTCAGTAGTGAAGATGgaagaaagtaataataatttgcCAAGGCAGTTTTTGGGGATGAATAATAATTCATCAAGTAATAGTGAGCATTTTGTTCCTGCTTCTTGGACACACCTTTCTGGTTTTACTTCTTCCAATACTACCAATAATCCTCCATAG